In Brevibacillus brevis, a genomic segment contains:
- a CDS encoding MFS transporter, translating to MGVRTSLWKNSSFLKLWLAQLTANIGDQCYSFALLWYLLQTTKSGTALSLLAVPEMVAGLLFYLIGGVLADRCNPRLLMAGTDVARIGVVLAVGVMTVFGARQFSFFLAAQFMLGVFSSLFQPARTVALKSIVPLEQLSRANGILDTTFRTVRILAPMTIGLVASAVPLSTLFFVNAGSYLLSVLFVCTIGMTKRTDSGPASKLSVRQYGADIATGVNELRQNRSLLSILLFSNLGYLVWLVTYNVGFPFLAERMEQGNGSTLAMLMGFYGVGNLLGSLYMSRASYSRHLFVILMGWVAQAGGFLLLTAGGTFHWIAFLGAAIAGVGGPLIGIPTVTAIQLKAKDAHIGKVYAINMLMFTFFGMLSSTLGAVWLGKLPVEQLFLTSGLFLAALSAVGLLIEKRNQTEKHQSFDA from the coding sequence TTGGGCGTGCGGACATCACTATGGAAAAACAGCTCTTTCCTGAAGCTTTGGCTGGCGCAGCTGACAGCCAACATCGGCGATCAGTGCTACAGCTTTGCCTTGCTGTGGTACTTGCTTCAGACGACCAAGTCGGGCACGGCACTGAGCCTGCTCGCTGTTCCGGAAATGGTGGCGGGACTCTTGTTTTACTTGATCGGCGGCGTTCTCGCGGACCGGTGCAATCCCCGTCTGTTAATGGCAGGTACGGATGTGGCACGGATTGGGGTCGTCCTCGCCGTCGGTGTCATGACCGTTTTCGGAGCCAGGCAGTTTTCCTTCTTTTTGGCCGCGCAATTTATGCTCGGGGTATTTTCCAGCTTGTTTCAGCCGGCACGGACTGTCGCACTGAAGTCCATCGTCCCGCTGGAGCAGCTGAGTCGGGCAAACGGAATCCTGGACACGACCTTTCGCACCGTACGGATCCTCGCGCCGATGACCATCGGGCTGGTCGCATCCGCTGTCCCGCTTTCCACCCTGTTCTTCGTGAATGCAGGCAGCTACCTGCTCTCTGTCCTTTTCGTATGCACCATTGGCATGACCAAGCGAACCGATAGCGGCCCCGCCTCCAAGCTGAGCGTCCGACAGTACGGCGCAGACATCGCGACGGGCGTCAACGAGCTGAGGCAAAACCGCTCCTTGCTTTCCATCCTCCTGTTCAGCAACCTGGGGTACCTCGTGTGGCTGGTTACGTACAACGTCGGGTTCCCCTTCCTCGCAGAGCGAATGGAGCAAGGAAACGGTAGCACCCTGGCCATGCTCATGGGCTTCTACGGAGTCGGCAATCTGCTGGGAAGCCTGTACATGTCGCGCGCCAGTTACTCCCGACACCTGTTTGTCATTCTGATGGGCTGGGTGGCGCAAGCGGGAGGGTTCCTGCTGCTCACGGCCGGCGGCACCTTTCACTGGATCGCTTTTCTCGGCGCTGCCATCGCCGGAGTCGGCGGACCGCTGATCGGCATTCCGACCGTGACGGCGATCCAGCTCAAGGCCAAGGATGCTCACATCGGGAAAGTGTACGCCATCAACATGCTGATGTTTACCTTCTTCGGGATGCTTTCGAGCACCCTGGGGGCAGTCTGGCTCGGAAAGCTGCCGGTCGAGCAGCTGTTCCTGACCAGCGGGCTGTTTTTGGCAGCCCTCTCTGCGGTGGGGCTGCTAATCGAGAAACGAAATCAAACGGAAAAACACCAATCTTTCGATGCATAG
- a CDS encoding metalloregulator ArsR/SmtB family transcription factor yields MIIEQQNQQSLNEWRVKIFKALADETRLAIIKLLHQTGREMNCTEVGDRCEASKSNASYHFRTLREAGLIKVRKEGQTRYMCIHADTFEQILPGFLDTL; encoded by the coding sequence ATGATTATTGAACAACAAAACCAACAATCCCTTAATGAATGGCGGGTCAAAATTTTCAAAGCGCTGGCTGACGAGACCAGACTTGCCATCATCAAACTGCTGCACCAGACAGGCAGAGAAATGAACTGCACCGAAGTGGGCGACAGGTGCGAGGCATCCAAATCCAACGCCTCCTACCACTTTCGCACGCTCAGGGAAGCAGGATTGATCAAAGTAAGAAAGGAGGGGCAAACTCGTTACATGTGCATCCACGCAGATACATTCGAGCAAATCCTGCCCGGATTTTTGGATACCCTCTAA
- a CDS encoding MFS transporter yields MNYRSLTVLFCTMFLIGTDTFIISPLLPALRELYHASTTEAGWLVAAYALGYALFAIVAGPLSDNWNRKRVMTFGMLGFAFATIACGFADQYAAMFAFRFLAGVCSAFVGPQVWASVPILFSPAQIAKAMGIVMTGLTSSQFVGVPLGSFLAAADISFPFLAVGAASLLLCVFIARSLPDLPPVAAVSVRGATARARSIWTRYRDLLAVPGASRYFFAYYLLMTGFYAFFSLFGIWLSDQFGQSTAQIGVTTVFIGLGNTVGSLVSGWAVERLGRKNALAASFLTNALVLSVLPHVSGLTFVQVLLTGMFCLSGMLVPILMGLLQTLSASSRGTISSLANACMYAGTLTGSALAGGLYSSFGFFAVTMLSIAGTLFASLLFLRKPESKPVGVNL; encoded by the coding sequence ATGAATTATCGTTCGCTTACTGTCCTGTTTTGTACGATGTTTTTGATCGGCACCGACACCTTTATCATCAGCCCGCTGCTGCCGGCCTTGCGGGAGCTGTATCACGCCAGTACGACTGAAGCGGGTTGGCTGGTGGCGGCCTACGCTCTCGGGTACGCCTTGTTTGCCATTGTGGCCGGACCGCTGTCGGACAACTGGAACCGAAAGCGGGTGATGACATTCGGAATGCTGGGCTTCGCCTTCGCGACCATCGCTTGCGGTTTTGCCGATCAGTATGCCGCGATGTTTGCCTTCCGCTTCCTGGCTGGCGTGTGCTCCGCCTTTGTCGGCCCGCAGGTTTGGGCATCCGTTCCCATCCTGTTTTCTCCGGCTCAGATCGCCAAAGCCATGGGGATCGTGATGACCGGTCTTACTTCGTCCCAGTTTGTCGGCGTGCCGCTCGGCAGCTTCCTCGCCGCTGCGGACATTTCCTTTCCATTTCTTGCTGTGGGTGCCGCCTCTTTGCTCTTGTGCGTATTCATCGCTCGCAGCTTGCCGGATCTGCCGCCCGTGGCCGCTGTATCCGTGCGCGGTGCAACCGCCCGCGCCCGCTCAATCTGGACTCGCTACCGCGACCTTTTGGCGGTGCCTGGAGCTTCCCGCTATTTCTTTGCCTACTATTTGCTTATGACGGGTTTCTACGCGTTCTTTTCCTTGTTTGGAATCTGGCTGTCCGATCAATTCGGCCAATCCACTGCGCAAATCGGCGTCACGACTGTGTTCATCGGGCTTGGAAACACGGTAGGCAGTCTTGTCAGCGGCTGGGCGGTCGAGCGGTTGGGCAGAAAAAACGCCCTGGCTGCCAGTTTTCTGACCAACGCTCTTGTGCTGAGCGTCCTGCCTCACGTCAGCGGGCTCACTTTTGTACAGGTACTTCTTACCGGAATGTTTTGCCTCTCTGGAATGCTTGTCCCGATCCTGATGGGACTGCTGCAGACGTTGTCGGCTTCTTCCCGTGGCACGATCTCCAGTCTGGCCAACGCCTGCATGTACGCGGGCACCTTGACCGGCTCCGCTCTTGCCGGCGGACTGTACAGCTCCTTTGGCTTTTTTGCCGTGACCATGTTGTCCATCGCCGGGACCCTCTTTGCTTCCTTGCTGTTCCTGCGCAAGCCCGAGAGCAAACCGGTTGGCGTGAATCTGTAA